A region of the Mus pahari chromosome 15, PAHARI_EIJ_v1.1, whole genome shotgun sequence genome:
aagttctaggccagaaaTGGTAACACGGTGAGGCTCTGTgttcaaaagaataaaagtttatCTGGGAGGTGTAGGTGCAcaatgcctttcatcccagcactgaggaggtagaggcaggcagatctccaagtaTGAGACcatacagcctggtctacagagtgagttccaggacagccggggctatacaatgaaaccctgtatctaaaacaacaacaacaacaacaaataaattttCCCTAAATTTAGCCGAAGTCTTTGGGAATGGTATCAATTCCAGTACACAAAGAGAGCTACATGCAATATGTAGTATATACGTGTAGCTCTACTGTTCGCCATGCTCTGAAATATATGAATGTCATTATCTATGTAATATGAATCTAGAGATGTATGTACATGCCAGTGTATGTGGGTGAATACTGTACCCATGCTTTTCAAATTCTACTAAGTAACTTCCCTCCGTGTTTCCCTCTACAACGTTTCCCAATTATTCAATGTCCTGCAATATTGTTATTAGAGGGTTATATGAAATGACTATTAGATATAAGGGTTTTATGTCATAACTCCAAATCGGCCACACACATATGGTCTCatttcatccatctatctgtaCAATAGAAATCAATCAATCTAGCTTATGCCGTAAGCGTTCACTGAAGCACCGAATATAAGATGCATAGTGCAGGGTAGCAGGGACGTGTTGAATACTTTATTACTAAGCTGCTCTGTAGTGTGCAAAACGGGGTAAAGTTACAAGGacgtttgttgttgttattcaccTCCGTACCACGAGGAGCGCTGTCGCCTCCCGGCTGCCTGGCCTGACGTTCTGATGGCGGAAGTCCGTCTAGCTGCAGCATCCACCGCGACCTGGAGCCGAGCCCGCGTCTTCTCCCGCTCGTGTCCGCTCCGTGAGTTCTCATAGGCAGATCCGGTCACAGCAGCACGTAGCACCGACTTCCTTAATAGGCCATCTTCCGTACCGGCGGTTCTAGCTTTCGCTGGACACCGTGATGGAGATTTCTTCCGGGAGGCGGCCCCTCGCTCCGTGACCTCAGAGGTACACTTCCGGAAGACGGAAGTGACCCGTCCGCCCTCCCCTTCCGTCTCTCTCTTTCCGGTGGAGGAGTCTGGAGACGACGATCAGGTAGGGAGGCCCGGGCCGGGAGAATCGTGCGGCATCCTTTAGCCAGGGCCGTCTGCGGGGTCGGGGCCGGGGTCTGTGCGCCGTAGCCGAGCCAAGTGCGTGGTGGAGACGAGCAGCCGCCCGCCCGGCCGGGCCCATCGGGACCCAAGGCTCCGCCGTGTCCCGGTGGCGGCCGCTGGCCTGAGATGGAGGAAGtcgggagtgggagtgggtgcgggGCCTGCCCTGGGCCCCTCGTCTTAGCCGTCGCGCGGAGTGATTTGGGGAGCCGGTCCCTGATCGCGTGTGGACCGTCGCCTGTACCCCGGGCAGTCGCCGGCCTGCACCGAACCTCGTTCCTCTCGTGAAAAAAACACGAGTAGGAGTCGTACCGATCCCCTCTGTAAGTCAAGATCAAATTAAGAAAAGGATGCCCTAAGACCTCTTAGTCCTGTGTGGAGGGCTTCTAATCCTAACCCATGACGGCTACTCTCGAGTCTGACACACTGCCTGTCGGCTTCCTCCGTGGTGGAGTGGGACGGATGCCATAGTCTCCTGCATATTCACCCCCACCGTGGTCATCACGGCCCAGACGATTCGAACCCTACCGAATCGCGTGTATTTGCCTAATTTGAGGGTGAGATCAGGTGACTGTGCATTCGAGACCTGCCCTCGCGCTTCTGGCGATTGGACCCTATGAGGAAGGCACGAGAGAGATGCCAGGGACACTTGAAACCTACTTCTAAGGCCTGtggtgtttggggtttttgtgtgtcagtgtgtggggAGTAGGGACATCTTGGtgctagagagagaatacaaggCAGGCATCATCTTAGACTGTCCTGTTTAGTATCCTTAGTTGCTGGGAGATTAACTAATTTGATTTGAGTGCCCCTCAATAACTGGTTTGTTGTTGAGGATGGTGGTAGTGTGTTCGGCTACTTCTCAGGATCAGCCTCACTGTTTGTGTCTTTTCCCTAGTTCCCACGAGTGCACTTTGTTTACAGGCTAGAGTTAGGTGATCTCAAGGCTGGCTTGTAGATCTTTCTGGAAGGcatgccctggctgtcttagaacttgttatgtagatgTTCCTGCCTCTGATCCCCTAATGCTGGAGGTAAAAAgttacacacaccacactctgcTATTAATGTTTGGTACTAGGAAAAGTTGAAAGGTTTGCTTCTAGACAGGCTGTGAGGGCTTGTGCTGGGGAGGCATCTGGTTGGGTGGTGGTGAAGCTGTTGGCAGGGATAAGCTGCAAAGttctttgacttctttgtcatttTAGGCTGCTTTGGGCCTAAACTGTAAGGTATCTGGGGTCCAGGAAACTTGGGTTTAAGTATTATGTATGGACAGAGAACCCCCTAACTTAGTTGTGGTATCTGCTATTTAACTGCCTGCTGGGTCACcctgaacaaataaaaattccaagtTTAAGGGAAGAGTTAAGAGTGTTAACTCAGGCTTGAGACCTGACTTCCATGCTGTTACACATAGCAGCTTGTGCATGTGGTTTGTTGCTGGGACTGTAGGCGCGTTCAGAACCCTCTTTTTAAACTTGATAAATGCCAAGAACAGACAGGCTATTAGGAGCAAGGCTTAGGTTTTCCCTTAGTAGTAAAGAAAATATGTGGGGGGCCCTTTGCCTGTTGCTAACATTGAGGTTCTTCACCTAGAGATGGCACCTCgcaaggggaaggaaaagaaggaagagcaggTCATCAGCCTGGGACCTCAAGTGGCTGAAGGGGAGAATGTGTTCGGTGTCTGCCACATCTTTGCATCCTTCAATGATACCTTCGTCCATGTCACTGATCTGTCTGGCAAGTGAGTACTTCTGCAGAAAGGCATAAAACCAGCCTTAGTGGGGCTGGGCTAGAAAGGGTATGCCAGTTGGACCAGTTGGTGGGATTTGCCCTAAAGAATTACTGTTTTGCTTAATTTCCCACGAATTATAAGAAAACACTGTTTCACGGAACTGAGGATAAACTTGAACTTGATGCTCATGTCTCTACTCCTTTGCTCTGATTTTATCAACCAGGGCTTGTTGACACAAAGGAGTTTAGCTATATAGGGGGTCTTTGAACCCGTAAACACAACTTATAGCTGTCTTGTTCAGACCCAGAATTATGCTCGAGTTAACCTGCCTTGTCATAAATACGCTGTTAGACTGTGCTCATTGGGGTTCAGTAAGTGTTCTGTGCACCCTTTTTGGAAAATGACACGGTTCTGGCTGCCTTTGTCCCCAGGGAAACCATCTGCCGAGTAACAGGTGGGATGAAGGTAAAGGCTGACCGAGACGAGTCCTCTCCGTATGCAGCCATGTTGGCTGCCCAGGATGTGGCCCAAAGGTGCAAGGAGCTGGGCATCACGGCCCTGCACATCAAACTCCGGGCTACAGGAGGAAACAGGTACAGAAGATGAGGGGTGGGTTTGAAATCTCATCTGTTCTGTCTGAGAGCAAGTTATTTTAGGCATGTATTATGTTCCTAGTTAGAGATAGCAGCTCATAATCTGTAATCCCATCGTGCAGGAATAGATTAGGAGGAGCtagagtttggggctagcctgggctaacagTGAGTTGCTAAAAAAAATGGGTAATTTGTTCCTTTGTGTTTGTCCTTTTGTGTTTATTGAATAACCACAGCATACCAGGTAGTAAGCAGGACTTGAGATAGCCTTGGGTGGCACCTCACTCTGCAGGAAAACTCAGGCTTTTGATCAACATGCAGGAGGTTACATGGTTTCGGTCTGTGGTAAATACTAGGAAGTGTGGAATTGGTGGTAGGGGTGACTTAAATAGGGGCCTGGGATCCCAGCATGTTTCTGCCCTGttcctcccccccttccccaccaccaaaataaaggtagaaaaattacatgagtgtgtgtatcaTGTGAATACCCGGGGTCAGAATAGGGCAATGAATCTCTTGGAACTGgtgttgcagatggttgtaagccaccatgtgggcggTAAGAAGAGTCCAGGCCCACTGCAGTActattgagctgtctctccagccctcatttagCAATTTTGAAAAGGGTTTTGTGTTGTGAAGTTGGAGATTAAGTGTGGTTCCCTCACAGTCTGCGAGTATTTAAGTGGTGGCTTCCCCCGTTCccacccccaagacagggtttttctctctgtattcctagctgtcctggaactcactctgtagaccaggctggcctcgaactcaaaaatccacctacctctgcctcccaagtgctgggattacaggcttgcgccaccactgcccgactccCCATTTAGATgtgaattaaaattagaaaaaactCTTGCTGACTAGGCCGACAATCCTTCATTTTCTAGGACCAAGACCCCTGGACCTGGAGCCCAGTCAGCCCTCAGAGCTCTTGCTCGCTCTGGGATGAAGATTGGGCGGATTGGTGAGTGTCCCCTCTGGTTACACTTGGGGTGCTTTCAAGCACTGACCCCTTCCAAACCGTGCAATGTGCCTAGTGGGTCAGCTTTGGTTACTTTTGTTAAGGAGTATGTAAGAGGCATTATGAGAGGCGTGTCTTTGTAATAGATACAGTTTTTCCCTATCTGTGTTGGGAAATTTAAAACCATTTCTGACTGATCTCAGAGCCTTCTGTGGCTTACCAGGTGACTCCACTGGTTGCCCTCCCGGCTTCTCTGCTGGCCTTCATGACAGAATTGCTCCTGCTACCTGGTGAAAAGAGCAAACAGCCACACTTGCTCATGTAGGGTCACTTTCTACCACAGTCAGTAGGCTCTGAGTTAGGAACTCGGTGTCCTTCACCTTTGATTGTGCACCTTCTCAGAGCCTGTGTCCACTTCCACAGTGGGGTTGGAATGAGGAATTGGAAGGTGGGGTTGACCATTGGAGCTATATTTGGGGAAGAAGAAAGTCTACTGCTAGTTAGACTTGTGgctacaatgatttttttttttcttttcacagagGATGTTACCCCCATTCCCTCTGACAGCACTCGAAGGAAGGGGGGTCGTCGTGGTCGCCGT
Encoded here:
- the Rps14 gene encoding 40S ribosomal protein S14, which encodes MAPRKGKEKKEEQVISLGPQVAEGENVFGVCHIFASFNDTFVHVTDLSGKETICRVTGGMKVKADRDESSPYAAMLAAQDVAQRCKELGITALHIKLRATGGNRTKTPGPGAQSALRALARSGMKIGRIEDVTPIPSDSTRRKGGRRGRRL